CTTTTGATTTCCTCTTTTAGAAATTTCTTCGGCTTTTTTAAATTCAAAACGGTAAAATTGGCCGAATAACCCGATTCTATCTCGCCGAAGCCTTTGCCGAATTTTTCGGGAAGATATTCGTTCACAAAGTCTCCCGGATTCTTTGCGCAAATCCTTGCAATCGTTTTTAATTCCACTTCCGCTTTCAAGATCAACCATGTTACAAAAAGCGAATATGTATCCAGCTGAGAAATTCCGCTCGTGCCTTTGTGTTTTTCCTCGATACTGTGAGGAGCATGATCCGTCGCGAGATAATCGATCCAGCCTTGTTTGACACCTTCAAGCATCCTTTCCCGATCGTCCCTTTCCCGCAAAGGGGGATTCATTTGAAACCAATGACGATTTTCAAAAGTCAACATAGACCTATCGAAAAACAAATGAGTGGGCGTCACTTCGCAGGTAATTTTGAGTCCTTTTTGTTTTGCGAGTTTGATTTTGCTCAAACCTTCTCCGGTAGAATAATGACAGAGTTTTCCTCTGAGATTGTATTTTTCGATCAGATATAAAGCAAAATCGGTCGCCGTCGTTTCCGCTTCGGCGGGTCTTCTGTCCTCGTGAAATTTTTCGTTCTGATATTTTTCAAGAATTTCGGGATCTTCGCAGTGAAAGCTTATATTCTCCCCTGCATAGACACGGATCGTATCTTCCAAAGTTTGATTATCATGGAAAAAAAGCTCCCCTATGCTCGGACCCATAAAAACTTTATAAGGAACGGACTGTTTTAGAGGTTGCGTATTCGGTCCGATTCCCGCATATAACGTTATGTGTATATTAGATCGATCGGCTAACTTGCGTTTTTTTGAATATGTAAGTTCGTCTACGGGAGGGATCGGATTGTTCGGCATATCCGCAACGTGAATAACTCCGCCATTGACTGCCGCCGCACTCGCGGAAATAAAATCCTCCTTATAGGTTTGTTTACCGCTTTCGTCTTCCCTTGCGTGAATATGGATGTCTCCAAAACCTGGAAAGATCACTGTCTCGGAGGGATCAAATCGGATTTCATTCTCTTTTGACCGCGTATTCCAAAACGCTTTCGCTTCTGCGTGTTCCCGAATCCCGAGAATGAGCCCCGTTTTAAGGTCCCATTCCACGGTTCCCAAAAAATCTTTCTCATGAGTGACAATTCTGCCGGATATTTTATTAATCATACAGGATCTTCTTTGCGTAAAACCCGAAAGAACGTCCGTAAAAAAGCGAAATTCCATCTTATTTCTTAAAACAAAACGGAATTGCTCCAATTTCACTTAACGCAGATCACGTTATACTTCATTGCTCCCGAACTGCTCATTTCCGAACCGTCTTTGAAATTAACCGAAAAGTAATAACCAGTTTCTCCGTCTTGACTGGAAGACCAAAAAATTCCAGCGCTTCGTAACTTTTGCTCCACTCTTTTACTGAAAGTTTTAAGCTGATCCTTTCCGGGAAGGCGTTTCCCTTTTTCCTCACAGATCTCCCTTGCTTCGGCCCAAGTTGCAGATCGATGAAACGTATCATCCCAACCGCGTTTTCCATAAACGGGAGTTTTGGTATGATAATTTTCGCAAATGAAATAACTGAAAATTCCTAACAGCAGAATACTGGCGGTAAGAATCACTCGTACCACCAACTTTCCACTTTCTCGAGGCGCTCTTATTTTAGGAGCGGAATTTTTCTCCATAGCAAGTTCCCGGCTTTTGCGATGGAATTCTTGATTTCTTTGAAAATTCTTTCCTTGTTGTTGGTGGTGAGAATATTTTCTATTTCCTTCTCTTTGTTCGTTCCCACCTCGGTTGGAATCCGTATTTTCCCGATTTCCTCCTGGACCTTTTTGATTCGAACTATGCTTCTTTCTGGGAGGCCTTCTTTTGTTTGCCATTTGGACCTGTGTTTTTGAATTTAAGAATTTCTTCTTGATTCGTACCAGAGAAACGACGGGTTGTAAATTAAAATTTCAATCCTTCCAAGAACGCCGCTTTTTCCATCGAAAATTGAGTGAATCTTCCCTGCAAACTACGAAGATGGTAAACCATGGAACGCATTCGTATTGGATTGATCGGAGCCGGAACCGTAGGATCAGGCGTTATCGAAATTCTTAAAAAAGAAAGTATCTCATATCGCGAAAAGTTTGGAATAGAACCGATTCTTTTCTCCGTTTGTACTCGAACCCCCGAAAAAATCAAAAAGGAGCTACAAAATTTTCCAAATTGTAAACTGGAATCCGATTATCAAAAGATTATTACCGATCCTGAAATCGATATGATTTTAGAACTTGTCGGCGGAACGGATGTCGCCTATTCGATCATAAAAGAAGCTTTAAAGAACGGAAAAACTGTGATTACTGCAAACAAAGCTTTACTTTCTCAAAAAGGGGACGAATTGTTTTCTCTCGCTCAAGAGCAGGGCTTAGAAATCGGAATCGAAGCGTCCGTAGCGGGAGCCATTCCGGTGATTCGCTCGATCAAATCCGCGCTCTGTTCCGATTCGTTTCTTTCTTTATATGGTATTCTGAACGGAACGACAAATTTTATTCTTTCCAAGATGGAATTGGAGCATCTGGATTATTCGGAAGCTCTTCGAATCGCTCAAGACCTAGGTTTCGCTGAGAAAGATCCTACGTTCGACGTGGAAGGAATCGATACCGCTCACAAGATCAGTATTTTGGGAAGTTTAGCATTCTCCGAAAAAATTCCTTTACAGAGCATACAAATCGAAGGTATAACAAAGATTAGCAAACTAGATATCCAATTTGCGAGTGAACTCGGTTATAGAATTAAACTTCTTGGGCTGGTGCGAAAGTTGTCTCATCAAATCGAAGCCAGAGTTCAACCTGTGATGATTCCGGTCAAACATCCGTTTGCGAATATTATGAACGAGATGAATGCGGTTTATTATCAAACCGTATACGCAGGACCGGGAATGTTTGTGGGGAAAGGAGCCGGATCTTTGCCAACCGCCTCTTCGGTCGTTTCCGATGTGCTTTATTACGGAGCGAGAAGAAACAAGGGGCTTTCTCGGGAAAAAAATCTTTTTCCACAAGCAACGATCTCGGAGGCTAACGGCTCCCTAGTGCGTTATTATCTCAGGTTTACTACCGTGGATTTACCAGGAGTTCTTTCTGAAATTTCCAAGGTACTGGGAGACCATGGAATTTCGATTTCTTCGGTGAGACAAAATGAAGCTGAAAAAGAACCCGTTGAAGTTGTTGTGATTACACATCCTGCAACGGAAGAGAAAATAAAAAAATCATTGAAGATCATAGACGGGCTGTCTTTAATCCGGCATACTTCGGTCGCGATTCGATTAGAAGACAAACTCTGAGAATTCCTTGAATAGACGGGAGGATTTCAACTTATCTTCGTATTCCGAGGAAAATAAGAAAGGTTTAGATTCTTTTTGATTGGAGTAAGAAAATCCCTTTTCACTTTTCAAACCAAAATGCGAATCTGTAAGATTTTCCGAATAATCCTTGTAGTAGAATTTGAAAAAAATGTTCTCATAGAAGCATACACTTGGAATATGAAGATGCAATTCGGAAAAAAAAGAAAAATTTATCCGGAAAAAATTAAAAGGAATTTTCATGGCGAAAGTAGAATTCGATTCATTGTATATTGAGACGATAAGGACAAGCCTCCCCGATAAGGAAGTCCAACTCGTTGTATTCAACGGAAAGGTAACCAACTCCAATTCTTTCGAGATTTCCCGCAAAATTCATTTTATCTTCGAAGAGGAGGTTTACAACATCATCTTGGATCTTTCCAATCTCGAATACATCAACAGCGTTGGAGTTGCTACAATTCTGACCTTGATCAAAACTGTGGATCAACATTCCGGCAAAATCGTCATCGGCGGCCTCAATCATTTTTTGGAAAACGTAATCCGTTTGATGGAACTTCCGAAAAAAGTACAGATTTATCATTCCATTGAGGAAGCCAAAAAAGCTTTTTCTTCCTAAGAAACTACCTTTCCCCACGCAAAACTTTCTAAACTCAATAATTACAACCGAAACCACAAGTTTGTTTAGAACTTGTGCCAAAACTTTAATTGTAGGAACTCCTAAAATGTATGAGTTTCCACACTTCAAGTAGTAGTGAGCGAATAACTTGCCTAGGAAACGTTGGTTCACATTGCGACCATATCGGGCATAACCAACCCCACAAGTATTTGGATCCGAAGATAAATTGTCGGAATTCCGACAAATCCTCTGTGAAACTTACCCACAACGCGACCCTTAGGAAGCGTTGTGTTGAGTTTCTTCGAGCGACCTAAACACCGACCCATAGGAAGGCATTCATTGAGTTCATAGAATGAGATGTTGAGTTACTCCGCCGGCCTTGACTCCGTCGAATCAAGAGTATCACACTTCGAACTGTCTTACGTCCAAGAATCATACTAATCTATGGATCACGTTTCAGGCGAAAAGGCTCGGGAGATTTTTCTCTATCAGAAAATAATACTTCTTGCAAGTAAAAAGTATCATTCTTGTCGGAACACTTGAAAAATATCAGTTTTTGATCCTTATGATCCCAAAAGTCTTCTTAATTTGTGGGGTTGGTTATGATATCGGGAGCAACGTGCTTGAGTTTTTCTTTTTGAGTAGAAACCTATCTCAAGAATATTTTATCTTTGCTTAAATGCTGATTCCAAAATATTTTTGAGATAGACTTCTAGTTCTTCCTATTTTTAGCAAATTTATTTTCAAACGAACTAGACACATTGAAGAGAATGCGATTTGACATCGTTGTAAAGAAAACAACGTAGTCAGCGTCAGATATGTATCGTTCAATCATGGAAACGCAAAATTGTACTGGAGACAGGAAATGAAAATATTCATGGCAAAACGAGTGTTCCAGAGAGATAGCCTCACAACTTTTCTGCAATAGAATAGTTCGATCGGGATAAATTGTAGATTCTTTCTTCCAAAAGATCCAGAAAAGTTTTCAATCCCCAACCTTGGTAGGCAGAAACTAGAACCGTATCCGAATGAACGTCGATACCCAATTCTTCCTTCAAATCTGCGATCGCTTCCAGCCCAGGGCCATGATTTACGGAAGGGTGGGAAAAAACTTTATAACCGTTAGAATCGTTTTCAGTCTTCCAAGTTTTGAACTTTCCGAGATTGTCGATTTTGTTAAACACTTGGATCATCGGTATATGAGAAAGTTCTAATTCTTCCAAAATCTTTTCAACGGCTTCCATCTGAAGTTTATAATCCGGATTAGAAACATCCACAACATGTACCAAAAGATCGGAATCTCCCAATTCCTCCAAAGTTGCCTTAAACGCATTGGAAAGTTCAGGCGGAAGATCGTGGATAAACCCGACCGTATCGGAGATAATAATTTCTCTTTCCTCTGGAAAACGAATTCTTCTCGTGGTCGGATCAAGCGTAGCAAAAAGCTTGTTTTCGGAAAGAACCTCGCTGTTTGTTAAAGCGTTTAAGAACGTTGACTTTCCCGCATTCGTATAACCGACGATACCGACAGCGGGTAACTCGTTTCTCTTTCTTTGTCTTCGATTGATTTCTCTTCGTTTTCTGAGAGATTTGAGTTCAACTTCGAGTCTCGTGATTCGTTCCTCGACTCTTCGTTTTCCGATTTCAAGTTTTGTTTCCCCGGGGCCCCTTCCTCCGATTCCACCAGTTAACCTAGACATGTTATCGTCCAATTCCGTGAGTCGTCCTTTGAGATATTTAAGTTGAGCTAATTCCACCTGAAGTTTACCGTCTCTGCTCTTTGCATTCCTTGCAAAGATATCGAGAATGAGTTGCGTTCTATCGATTACCTTGATGTCCGCGATATCCGAGATCTTCTTCGCTTGAGAAGGCGTAAGTTCAAGATCGAATACGAGAAGTTCCACATGCTTCTGAATCGCTTTTAAAATAATCTCTTCGAGTTTTCCCTTTCCCAAAACTGTGGAGGGATCGAGACGATTTTTTCTCTGTATGAAGGTATCCACAACATGAACTTCCGCAGTTCTACAAAGTTCCTTCAATTCTTCCATAGACAAAGAAGGATGTCTGCCCACGTTTCTTTCAGGATAAACTCCCACTAAAAAAGCACGGTTTTCCTTTTGAGCGTCTTTTAAATTTCTTTTTGAACGAGAAAGCCTAGATTCTATTTCTAAGATTTCCTCCAGAAGAATTCCTTCAGTTAATTGTCCGGGATATTTTTTAGGAAGAACACTCCAAAGCTCGTTTTCCGATCCCGGATTCAGATGCGCGGAATAGTACCCGTTTGGATTTCCGGAAGAATCCATGACAATAGCGGTCATATAATCTAAACGCAACAAAGCTAAGTCGGTCAAATCCTCCTGGTTCAAAGATTCTCCCTTTAAATGCGTATGAACTAGTCTAAGACCTCGAAGCCTCGCTTCGGAGGTACGAAGTCTATCCAAAAAAGGAATCTCAATCGAATTGTCGGAACCTACCAGCACGTGGGTTACGTAGCCGGATCGATCGATTAAGATGCCGATTTGTTTGCCGATTTCTAAGGATAATTCGCAGAGTGCGCGCGCAAAATCTTGACTAATGATCACGTCTTCCCGGATTCTTTTCTCGGAAATTTTTTTCAGTCTTTGGATTTGATTGGATTTGAGGCCGTTGAGATTACCGCTGAGCTTACTAATACAGAAATTCTCCTTTGCTGAAACTTAACAGGTTTTCCAGTTTCCGTCAAGCATTCCTTTCGGTTTTCGGAAATCATGCTTGTCTACGGAAAAAGATAGGAAAAACCTGAGAAATCAGTCAAATTTATGAGTAGCATCTTTACAGAAAACTTTACATATCAAAGGTATCCAATGTCTTTATATTCAAAACTTAAAAACTTATACCTTTGTATTATTCTTTGTTTTTCTCCAAGTTTAGTCGATTTGAAAGCGGAATCGAATGCTCCTCCTTATCGCGACACTGATCTCCCAAGGCAGATCGACGCTTCAGATAGCTCCGCTGAAAATTCCGATCCGCAAGAAGAATCATCCACAAACGAAAACGGTTTAAACGTAGACGACCCAAGAAACCTTACCGAAGAATCGGACGGAGTTTCCTCCTATGAAAAAATTAAAAGAAAGGATCTTACACCGCAAGAACGACAAGAAATCGAATACGACCTACTGATTAAAAAAGGTATCCTTGCCGTTTTTCGAGCAGAGACCGAAAAGCGTTATAAAGTCCTGAATCGGATTGCGCTTACCCATCCGATTCCAAGAGTTAGAGCCGCGGCGGTTTTAGCAATCGGCAGAATAGGCAAAGGAGAAGTAAAAACTTTACATCGTGTTATCGAAAGAGACGGAGAAGCAGTCAGACAAGCGGCCTACAAAGCATTAGCCGATATCGGATCACCCTCTTCCCTGAATTATTTTTTCAGTGGAATCAAATCCAACGATCCGGAAATTCAATTTTCTTCTTGGAGAGGAATGGGTAAAACCAAGGACCCTTCCGCAAGAGACGCACTGCTACGCCAGGGCATCCGTTCTTCCAGACGCGAAATTGTGAAATCCTCCATCTTAGGGCTCGCCGCATTTCAGATAAACGAGGATCTCAAACTTTTCAAAACGTATCTGAATTCCGACGATCTCGAACTTCAAAAAACCGCAATCGAAGCCCTGGGAATCCATAAAACCCGCGCTTCATTAAGAATCTTAGAACAAACCTTGGAAACAAAACCCGAATTCGCAAAAGACATCATAGAAGCGATCGGCAATAATACGAGTCTTTACGGAACATATTCTTTTATTAGAATATTAGAAAACTCGACTTCCCAAGAATTAACTCAAAGAATTTTGGCGCAATTGTTTCTTAGAAAGGCTTTTTATCAATTCGGGACCGTGAAGGTGGAAAACGGCTTCTCCCAAGAAAATCCGTATCCCACATCCCGCAAACTGCGCGATCTTTCCGCCGGAGAAGTCGGAAAAATTCTAAAAAAGAGCGATCGCAGATTCATCCAAAAAGTCGGAGATAAATTCGCAGAAGATTATTATTATCTTCTCCTTTTAGAATCCAAAAATCCGGAAAGTTATTACGAAACGTTTCAATCCTGGGTATTCGGAGCATATCTGAAAATCAGAACGATTACAGCTCCGACTAAAGAACTTAAAGGGAAAAAAGTTAGAAAATCCCTGAAAAAAAAGCCAAACTACAAATTCACTCCCGCTTCCGAAATGGAAGAAACCGATCCGGCTCCTTCAGGCCAGAGCGAGGAATCTTCTACGGAAGAAAGCCTTCCTTTAGAGAACTGATTCAAAAGACACGTTTGATTTTAAATAAGTGGAAAGAAAAATCACCCTTCCTTCTTTCAAAGGGATCTTCGGAACCATCCAGCCGATACCTGCGAAGTAAGGCAGTATGAAAGAAGAGAAAAACATTACTCCCGGAAAATCAAAACCGGTTGTTGCGATGATTTTATTTCCTCGATAACCGTCTTTATGAATCTTT
The nucleotide sequence above comes from Leptospira weilii. Encoded proteins:
- a CDS encoding amidohydrolase; protein product: MINKISGRIVTHEKDFLGTVEWDLKTGLILGIREHAEAKAFWNTRSKENEIRFDPSETVIFPGFGDIHIHAREDESGKQTYKEDFISASAAAVNGGVIHVADMPNNPIPPVDELTYSKKRKLADRSNIHITLYAGIGPNTQPLKQSVPYKVFMGPSIGELFFHDNQTLEDTIRVYAGENISFHCEDPEILEKYQNEKFHEDRRPAEAETTATDFALYLIEKYNLRGKLCHYSTGEGLSKIKLAKQKGLKITCEVTPTHLFFDRSMLTFENRHWFQMNPPLRERDDRERMLEGVKQGWIDYLATDHAPHSIEEKHKGTSGISQLDTYSLFVTWLILKAEVELKTIARICAKNPGDFVNEYLPEKFGKGFGEIESGYSANFTVLNLKKPKKFLKEEIKSKSGWSPFENYEFPGSIEAVFFCGVRMK
- a CDS encoding response regulator, with product MNKNVLIVDDNDRYADSLKVWFEKKGFEVIRAVNAAQGWEIYSKDRNFFHTIVTDITMETQTSGLWMIRKIHKDGYRGNKIIATTGFDFPGVMFFSSFILPYFAGIGWMVPKIPLKEGRVIFLSTYLKSNVSFESVL
- a CDS encoding LIC_10572 family protein, giving the protein MANKRRPPRKKHSSNQKGPGGNRENTDSNRGGNEQREGNRKYSHHQQQGKNFQRNQEFHRKSRELAMEKNSAPKIRAPRESGKLVVRVILTASILLLGIFSYFICENYHTKTPVYGKRGWDDTFHRSATWAEAREICEEKGKRLPGKDQLKTFSKRVEQKLRSAGIFWSSSQDGETGYYFSVNFKDGSEMSSSGAMKYNVICVK
- a CDS encoding HEAT repeat domain-containing protein, which codes for MSLYSKLKNLYLCIILCFSPSLVDLKAESNAPPYRDTDLPRQIDASDSSAENSDPQEESSTNENGLNVDDPRNLTEESDGVSSYEKIKRKDLTPQERQEIEYDLLIKKGILAVFRAETEKRYKVLNRIALTHPIPRVRAAAVLAIGRIGKGEVKTLHRVIERDGEAVRQAAYKALADIGSPSSLNYFFSGIKSNDPEIQFSSWRGMGKTKDPSARDALLRQGIRSSRREIVKSSILGLAAFQINEDLKLFKTYLNSDDLELQKTAIEALGIHKTRASLRILEQTLETKPEFAKDIIEAIGNNTSLYGTYSFIRILENSTSQELTQRILAQLFLRKAFYQFGTVKVENGFSQENPYPTSRKLRDLSAGEVGKILKKSDRRFIQKVGDKFAEDYYYLLLLESKNPESYYETFQSWVFGAYLKIRTITAPTKELKGKKVRKSLKKKPNYKFTPASEMEETDPAPSGQSEESSTEESLPLEN
- a CDS encoding STAS domain-containing protein → MAKVEFDSLYIETIRTSLPDKEVQLVVFNGKVTNSNSFEISRKIHFIFEEEVYNIILDLSNLEYINSVGVATILTLIKTVDQHSGKIVIGGLNHFLENVIRLMELPKKVQIYHSIEEAKKAFSS
- a CDS encoding homoserine dehydrogenase, with amino-acid sequence MERIRIGLIGAGTVGSGVIEILKKESISYREKFGIEPILFSVCTRTPEKIKKELQNFPNCKLESDYQKIITDPEIDMILELVGGTDVAYSIIKEALKNGKTVITANKALLSQKGDELFSLAQEQGLEIGIEASVAGAIPVIRSIKSALCSDSFLSLYGILNGTTNFILSKMELEHLDYSEALRIAQDLGFAEKDPTFDVEGIDTAHKISILGSLAFSEKIPLQSIQIEGITKISKLDIQFASELGYRIKLLGLVRKLSHQIEARVQPVMIPVKHPFANIMNEMNAVYYQTVYAGPGMFVGKGAGSLPTASSVVSDVLYYGARRNKGLSREKNLFPQATISEANGSLVRYYLRFTTVDLPGVLSEISKVLGDHGISISSVRQNEAEKEPVEVVVITHPATEEKIKKSLKIIDGLSLIRHTSVAIRLEDKL